GCTCACTGTTTTTCAATTTCCACAGAAATTTATACAGCTCATCATGGTATGTGTTCGAACTACCAGGTTTTCATTGATGATTAATGGCTCATTAAATGGATATTTTGAGGCTAAACGAGGATTGAGGCAAGGAGATCCTATGTCCCCCTTGTTATTTGTACTTGGTATGGAATACTTATCTAGGATTATGCTTAAAGTTAGCTCTTATCTTGGCTATAAATTCCATGATCGGTGTGCTAGTTTGAAGTtgaatcatttatgttttgtTGATGACATATTGTTATTCAGTCATGGAGACTTTATTTCTATCCTTTGGATGCTTAGGGGACTCAAGTTATTTTCCAAGACTTCAGGACTCTTTCCAAATGAGGCTAAGTCTGCAATATATTGCAGTGGCATGTGTGAGTCTGAGATTGAGAGAGTAGTGACTGCTTCAGGATTCACACGATCTTCATTACCTTTCAGGTACCTGGGCATTCCTATATGTTCTAAAAGAATTTCTAATGCTGAGTGTGGGATCATTCTAGACAAAATGGtagccaagattaaacaatggaGTTCCAGAAATTTATCATACAGTGCTAGAGCAACATTGATCAATGCGGTTTTACTGTCAATACACTTTTATTGGGCTCAAATAATGGTGTTGCCAAAACAGCTATTGAAGGATATAGATGCAATTTGCAGGGCTTTTTTGTGGAAGGGAGTGGCAGAAGCTCACGGTCCAGGAGCAGTTGCTTGGTCCACTGTCTGTACTCCAAAATCTGCAAGAGGGTTAGGATTCAGGAAAATCTTAGAATGGAATATTGTTGCCTTAGGGAAATATATATGGGCAATAGCCTCTAAAAAGGACAACCTATGGGTTAAGTGGATACATAGCATTTATTTGCAAACAATGGATTGGTGGTCTTACTCAGTACAGCAAAGTTGCAGCTGGTACTGGAAGAAAATAGTTGAAATTAAGGACCTTTTTAGAGCTAAAATGGATAAAGCAGCTTTCATGGCAGTGAAATATGGTATTTCAATCTGGGCATGCAATACTATATGATCAACAAACCAAGGTCCAATGGAGTAAATATGTCTGGGAGAGATGCAATATACCGAAACACAGATACATACTCTGGCTAACGTTACACTAGAAGCTGAAAACCAGAGGTTACCTCAATAAACACTGTCAGGTAGTGGACACAATGTGCTTGCTGTGTGGAAATTATAAAGAAGAGATATCACATCTATTTTTTCAATGTAATTACAGCAACTTATGTCTTGTGAAGTTGAAGGAGTGGATTGGTTGCAGAGCTCAAACAGAAAATTATCACACCTTATTGCATTGGATTTCCAAAGCAAAACACCTTACCAAGCTCAGGAGAGGTTTTTACATAGCTGCTGTATCAGCTCTAGTTTATCATTATGGAGAGTCCGAAATGATGTCTTGTTGTCATCTAAGATTTGGCATGTCAATCATACTATGGAGGTCATTAAGAGAGAGCTAAAGTTGAGACTTGCTGTATCAATGTACAAAGGGAAACAAAATAGGGATAAGGAATGGTATCATAAATTGTAAAGTTAGATATGTGGAATGTAAGTCACATAGGGGTAGAAGGAAATTATAAGTGTACATGATTCGTTTTTTAGCAATACAATGATTCTTAttcaccaaaattttttttttttacccccATGCATAGACAGTTACCATAATCATCATTATAATAAAATAACACCAACTAAATCGTGAAAAATGCAACGTATTGTCTTTGTACAATGTATATAGTATAGTAATACATTGTTTTTTATCATAAAGTAGCTCGAATTAAGTTTCCAACACATTTGTTCTTATCATATTGATAAAATAACTTCTCAAACGCTTTGACAATTGTGATTGCAGAGCTATGCCCACCAGTAAACTCTCCTATCTTTAGTAGGACTAGGTATAACATATGATTTTCCCTCAAACATAGCGCCACCAGGTCAATGTAAAATATAGGTCGACCCCATCCAAAATCAACCTCATAGCTTACCAACCTAACCTAACTTCTTGTATTCCAAAGATTATTGGGACACCTATAAAGTGTGAGGCCCACGCCAAATGCAGGGCACATTAGGTTGAAGTTCCAAATAGTCAATAGATGATCGTAAGTATTCATCGTCCATTTTCCCTAGCTCTTTATGGATGCATGTTACAGAATAGGATAGTGGTTTGGTTTTGAGATCACCGACTGTAACCATTGGTGTAGCTGTAAAAGTCACATTACCAAAATAACCAGGTGGAAGTGGGGGTTGCAATCTATTAGAGGATCTTCCTTTGACAGGGAAGTATAAGGTGGTTTGTTGATCATTGTTggggcaacaatttgtctttctatatctggaAGTAAAAACCCAACGATGAATGAAAACTTGCTTCTACTCCGGTGATGAAATCTGCCTTTGACTCGTTGGgatcacctgcaagaaagacacttcgatgcttaagtcagttcaaagTTCGATCCCTTTCTCCTCTCAAAATCTCATTATTTATAGGATGAAAAATACAAagcagttagttggttcaagCGAACCCTGGAAAGGGGGAAAGagaataactgaatttccctccaaaaataccaacttttaaaATGTCTTGCTCAGGGGTCAGAGGCGCGGATTGCCTCTGACCCACAGCTTCTGCCTTCGGAACGTCTCTTTGTCAAAACACTccgttttgaatatttgataaatgaggcaAGTGTTTTCGGGTtgaacattttgggcccaacagatgccccctggcCCAAGCTTCGGACAGGCGTAGTGTGTTGATCTATTAGAatcttgggccgactcttcaacACCAAAAGGTTCGCCTAAAGCCGTCATTCTCCGTAAACCGAGGCAATCCGTAGGTACATGATTATTTAATTACCTGACAAGTTACACTTAATGCAAACACGATTATCGAGTAAAATGTTTGGCTCAAAATTTTACCTTTCATTTAAGTAGTTTTTGtttcaaaataattttcattcaaaTTCCTAAACTTTGTTCCAACTTCCAGAGAGAAGCTTCGAAGAAAACCCTAGAGATTTCCTTCAGCTCAAACCTTCGACAATCATCTCATTCGGTGTGATAATGTCTTCTCGTTCATCTCCTGACCCTGTGGATCGTGATGGATACAAAAATGCGTTCGAACGCATGCGTAAATCGTTCGGCATTCCAGAAAATGTCACGGTGAGGATGCTCTCGGAGGCCGAGCTTCGAGAATGGCGATTTAAGGACGTAGTGAAGCCTACTGAGATAGTCATGAGTTTGAGACACATTGAATGGCTCCGCTTCCCTCTCCCGGCTCTGCTTGTTCAGATAATTTCAAACTCCGGGGCTCACATTTCGCAATTTCTCCCAAATGCTATTCAGTCTATAGTCGGGGCTCAGATGATAGGGAGCCTCAAGAATGTCAATATTCAATCGGACGACATTTACGCGTGCTTCACCAAGTCTACGAACAAGGTGATAGAGGGAAAGCCTTGGAAAACTTTCTACCTCTCTCCCAAAAAGGATCGGATAATCTTCACCGATTTCGATAGCTCCCATcgaaattgggataaatacttCTTCGCTGTTGGAGGAGCGTGGTATCCTGAGTTCGTGCCTCAGGAAATCTTTCCTCTGGCCAGGGTGTTTATAAAAGGTGAGTCAGGTTTTTCATTCTGTTTCTCATTAATTTTAATGTGAATTAATCATATCTGGATGATTGTCTACTAGTTTTAACTTTCTGTACTGCTGCTTCGGTTCTTTGTATCAGATTTTTCTTGGCCCCAGGTTAGCATGAGCTCTGAGCGACAGAGCAAGCTGACAGAGAAGGGGCTTCTACATGAATCAAAGGAGAATGTCATTAGTATCAGGGGTGTATTGAACCCCTACTATATGAAGATTATGACTCGGCTTTGTTTCGTGGATCGAGTCGACCCTGGAGCTGTGCGGGTTAGATCGTAGAAAGGTGACATGACCCTAGGCAAGATTACCGCAGCATGCGCGAAGCAGCTAGGAGCTTTCCTGAAGAAATCCCCTCctactccttcaactctgtcgcTGACGAAGGCTGAGTTCGAAAAGGCGTGTTTTGAAGCATACGATGTGTGTGCCAAGCGTCAAGGGGTCCCAGAGGGTAAAAAGAAGGAGGGTTCTGGCCTGGCTGCAGATTCTTCCCCTGACAAGTCCGGCTTATCGCGCAGGTCTTCTCGCATCCAAGGGCGATCGTCCACGCCTTCTGACGCTCTGCAAATTCAGCCTCTTTAGCAAGTGCCTTTGCCTACAGACGCCTTaggaaaaagaaaggagcgtgaGGAGTCCTCTTCCGAAGATTCGGATGATGGGAAGTGCATTTCGTCGAAGCTTCGGATCCCAAAAGGTTCTGCCCCCACTACTCAAGGTTCTACTTTCGCAATCCCCAAACTTAACCCAGGGAAATTACCAACGGGCCAGGCTCTCTCGTTGTGCAAGAAACCGCGAGGATCTGCCCCCGTTGGGCATTTACCTGGGGTGTCTTCTACTTCACCTGCAATTGGGCCTTCCTTGGCAGCAAACTCAGAAGGGGTGGCTCATGTAGAGGGCGTTTCCTCTTCTCCGTCCAAATTATCAGGAGTGACGACTGAAGATGGAGTGCAGGGTGGCTTACCGTTGAAGGTGAAGTCGCCTGCTGTCTGTGCGAAGCCGTCAGAGGCATTGCCCTCTGCTTCTGATCTAGCTGAGGGGTCTATCGTTGGTCATAAATGTGGCTCAGAGGGGAGACGCCCTTCCTCTGCCTCTCGTAAAAACAAGCTTCTAGAGGATGCCTTCGGAGATGGTTTTGAGGCTGCGGACACCACTCCTCTGCCAGTTGAGGCAAGTAAAGCCGTTGTGCCCGAAACCATCTCTGGGTGTCAGGAATCAGGGGCTGTCGAAGCGACAGGTGTTGACATTCTCAGTGCTGACGTTTCCTTATTACCGCCTACCACTTCTGAGTCTCATCCAGTAGATGTTATTGCGGTGTCCCCGAAGgatactaacacttttgaatCTCCTAGCGCTTTCTTGGAGCAGATAACATCTTCTGCCGTGCATACGCCGGTGTACCTCCCCAGTGATTTGAGTGAAGATGATAGCATATTTATACGCCCTTCGAAGACGTATTCTTTTGGCGCGGGGACGGTTGCGTTGACGTCTGATAGCATTATGGTGTCGACGTTAGCAGAAGGTGGGAAGCCAGCTGCCCCCGTTGCTTCTGCAGCTGCGCTTGCAGGTGGAGAAGCAAGTGACAGAGCCGGAGTTGTGTCAGAATATGGGCCTTCTGTGTCTGTGGAAGTTATGGATGAAATGCTACGTATAACTAGGCCCCATCTGCCGACAGAAGCGATTGGATCCTTGAGTGGGCAGGGTGATTTGCTACAACAAGTATCAGATCACATATGGATGGTAAGTTGATTCAAAAATCTGGGCTTGTTTATATCTCTTGATATGTATAAGATGTTATCTTTAATGGGTGTAAGTTATTTTTCACAGAGCTATGTATGCGCATCTGCTGCAAGGCGGGAATATGCGGCGGCTATGCAGAATGGTTCCAAACTGGCGGAGCAGATGGCGAAATTAGAAGAGGAGCGGTCAGGGAGAAAGATGGCCGAGGCGAATCGGGATGTGCTTGTGGAGGCCATCAAGAGGTTAGAAACAGAGCTGGCAGAGGCAAAAAAGAGGGTGAccgccacagaggagaagctgatAAGCACTGTCAGGCTCGAAGTAGAGCGAGATAAACTGAAAGCCGATTTGGTGGATATGACCAATAACTGGATGGAGAAAAGTCAATTCTGCGTTCAGCATGAAGCCCGCATGGAGAAGCTTAGCAGTATGATGAACGACCTTGAAGAAGATGTTGTGTCGTTGCAGACTGATAAGGAGACcttagagaaagagaaaaaagagCTGGACCAAAGGGCAAACAGTCTTGAGGCCAGCGCAGCGGAGGCCAAGAAGCAGAAGCTGGAAGCTGAACTTCTTTTAGGGAAGAAGTTGAAGGAAGCGGAAGAGGCGGTAACCGAAGCCAAGAAGCAGTTGGAGGAGATGGCAGAGGTATGCGACTCTTCTTTTGTTACTGATGCATTAGAAAATTAATTGGCCCATAAAACACGTGTGTTAATTCCGTAATGTTTTTGCTTTTGCAGAGGGCAGTAGAGGTAGCGATTGAAAGTACTAGGCAGCGTATTCGAGATCGGGAGATCACCGAACGCAAGCTTGTGAGGGTGGCTGAAGTAGATACTGCGAAGTACCTGGATCTGGCATTGCGTAATAAGAGGCAGACCCCAGAGGAGAAATGGGCAAAATTGGAGATGTATTGTAAGAGCGTTGATGTAAAAATAGGAGAGTATGACGTCGACAAGTACTTGAATGAATTTGGGGATTTTCAGATTTCCTATCCACCGTGCCATCTGGAGAAGTTGAAGCTGAGGGGCGACGCGCTGGGGTCAATGTATAATGCCAATGGGGAAGTTGTTGAAGATAGTGTTGCCATTGTGGCGTCTGATCAGAAGGCATCAGGATCCATGTCTGTTGCAGAGGGCAAGCCAGATGGTGAAAGAGGTGCCGTAGAATGAACGACACACTATCGTTTTGTTAACTCTTGTCATGTTTTGCTGTGAATTAATTTCTGTATATACATTATTTGGGCTCTTTAGGCCGCTAATACGTAGTTGATTGTAATAGAGAAAATTATCAATGCAAATAGAACCTTGTTTCCTGTTGGTTGTCTTGGTGTGTGTAGTGTATGTGGTTGTTGTTGTTTAGGACTTAATCGAAGGCGTGATGACAGGTGTGAGTCGTATGGTTTACTCGGATCAGAGGCTTCATAGGCCCTTTAGGCCATTGCATGCGAAATACAGCGAAAGGTtatacagatggtgggagagGATGCCCAGTTAAGTGTTTGTGTGAGTGATCCGTCTTGGTGTTTTGATGAAAGGTTGGAGATGACAGCATTGTTGTTGCAGGTGAGCATCGTGAGTGGACGAAGGTTCCCTTTTTGAGGAGAATCTTTGACAACCCATAGTGGCTTTACTCAACATGGGCTATGGAAGAGCTTATCAGGAGTGGCATCCCGTACTACATATCATGTGAACGTTATGGGTTAGGCcatccgaagctagagagtgcgatggcaGAGTACATGCGTCGTATTGAGTGGGATTAATTATGGGCAAGGAAATAGTTGTTCCTAGAGAATAGATCAATTATGAAATGATGAGTTAATATTATTGTTAATGTAACATAACTTATAAATAACAACTTCTGATTTATTGCTATTTTTGAGTATACATCACCTTCTGATCGCATGCTTAGCATCTGTCTATTTAAGGTATAGTACAAATATGCATTTTTGTTTATTGAGAAAGGAATTGAGTAAATATGTGTGCCCCTACTTAGCATTTTCCAATGTAAGCTATAGTGATAAGTGTGTTGCATTCCTGCGACGTTGCCATTATTGTGGGGTGGCAGACCTTCTTACTCGTAGGGAGTAGTTGTAGTGGTCTTGATCGGAACGGGCTCGGCCTTTGGAAACGGAAACCTTCCCATGGGATCAGAGGGGTTAATGTGATCCAGACCGAACGTCGAGGCAGATGCAAAGAGGTGAAAATTACGAGGCATGTATCTTTCCAATGCACCCATACCGTGTAGTGTGGTGAGGGGTCGTTTGGGCTACCGCGTATCCTGTCAGAGGCACCCATTGTGCAGGATATGGGTGCGACTATGGGAAAAGTTCCTCCTagccttggattgccaaaccagCTAGTGTATATTGGAGAGGAATCCGAAGCATGACAGCAGATGGTTCTACTGTgatagtcagggcagattagacGGCAGGAGGTGCTCCTCTTATGCGGGTAAGAGGGTAGGGTTTGCAGTGCACCTCCGTTGGACGGCCAGATCAGTgtagtcagggcagattagactACGAAATGGCTGGCCGTAGCTCTTTGTGAgcttagtcaagtcagattagaatgcGGTACAAAATCTAGTGTAACGTGTACGCAAAGGTGGTAGGATCGTGTACGCAAATTGTGTGTAGTGGCCTTGTTGCCACGAACTATTGAGATTCAGCCTGGTTCCAACGTGCGGGGGTGAGCCTCGCTATGTTTTATCATTGCTCTTTGTTTATTGAAGTGTAGGTGTATGTATTGAGATTAAGGACATACGGTGCATTGCTAGGGGATGCTGGCAACTTTAAGCGTTAGATAATTGTTTATTTATAGCCATTGTGGTAGGTGGTTTTTGAGTACACGTGAATAATGTTACAAAGTTAGGTGAGGATATAATTGAGGAACCCTTTTGAATGAAAAGTTAATTGTCACGTGTCTAACTTGGCGAAATATGGTTGATAATAATGCCAAGGAATTGAATATACAAGAGAAATTTAAaagaatatgaagaaaaaaaatggaaagttgttgtattacttttgaattgcacagtacaactattagcaataatattactttaaagacattgaattccaagtacgggGTACGATTTTCCCACTACGTACATTCTTTAGAGTGTAAGACCCTCTGCCTAGTACTTTAATGATTTggaaaggcccttcccagttaggctcTAGCTTCTCTTTGTTGCCTGTGATCTTACGCAGAACCCAATCACCTTATCGAAATGTGCGTGAGTGGACCCTTTTGTTGTAGTAGCGTTCTGCGACCTTTTGATAATTCTCTAGTCACAATTGTGCCATTGTACGTGCTTCTTCTAGAAGGTCCAGGTTGTGCAGCAGTTGATTGTTGTTTGTTGTTGGATCAGATGTGATCTCTGTCCGAAGTGTAGGTAGACCGACTTCTGTTGGGATGACGGCCTCTGTTCCATATACCATGGTGTAGGGAGATTCCCCCGTGGAGGATCTTTTTGTTGTCCTATAAGCCCATAATAATTTCGGTAATTCTTCTACCCACGCTCCTTTTTTGTCTTCCAAATTCTTCTTGATGTTGGCAAAGATAACTTTGTTGGAAGTCTCTGCTTGTCCATTGCCCTGTGGGTAGGTGACAGAGGCGAAGCTTAGCTTGATCTTGTACGTGTCGCATAGTTCTTGTACCTTCACATTTTGGAACGGAGTTCCATTGTCCACGACTATCTCCCAGGGTATTCCAAATTGACATATAATTTGCTTCCAGATGAAGGACATAGTGTCTGTTTTGCTGACCGTGACGTATGCCTCTGCcacaacccattttgtgaagtaatcagtgGCTACAAGAGCATACCGTCTTCCACCAGCAGCCTTAGGTAGTTCACCTACTACATCCATACCCCattttgcaaaaggccaaggtgcAAAGATGGAGTGTAAGGTTTGAGCAGgttgatggatggtgggtgcaaaccgttggcatttgtcgcattttttggCATAATCCCGtgcttctgtcatcatgtatggccagtaataccctgctGTAAGTGCCTTGTGTGCCAGGCTTCGTCCCCCTGTGTGATTTCCACATGTCCCCTCATGTATTTCCTCTAATAattttttagcttctgatggGCGCAAACACCGTAGGTATGGGCCGTTGAAGGATTTTCGGTACAACGTCCCATTAATCATGGAATAGCGTTGTGCCCGACGACGCAGAAGCTTTACATATTTCGGATTAGGTGGGAGCTCGGAGGTGGTTAAGTATTTTATGATTGGATCTATCCAGCATTCAGGTTCTGATGAGGTTGAATAGACTTCCCTGTCTCTGCTTGATCGGCTTATAGATATGGAGGACTGGCGTGTGCATCCTCCCGCAGAAGCTAATTTGGCAAGGGCGTCGGCTTTCTAATTTTGCTCCCTGGGTACTTGTATGAGTTCGAACTGGCGAAAATGCGATCGTAAGTCAGTTACCTTCTGTAGAAGGCTAGCCAGATGGGGTGCTTTGGTATCGAAATTTCCAGCCACTTGCTCTATCATAAGCTGCGAGTTGCCTCTGACGTTCAGACATTGGATTCCCATTTCTCGTGCGAGTTCCAAACCATAGATtagtgcctcatattctgcttcattattcgtTGTGGATTGCTCTAAACGAATGGCTTCTTCGATTTTGAGGCCCGAGGGAGCTTCTAATACGACGCCAATACCAGCCCCCTGGGAATTGGATGCTCCATCAGTGTACATTGTCCACACCCATTGATCTTCTGATTCTAACAACTCTGGCAGAGCGTCAGGGGTGAACGACTGAATTTCAACCAGGAAGTCGGCGAGTACTTGTCCTTTTTTAGCTTTTCGTGGCGAATACTGAATATCATATGTTCCTAGCTCAATGGCCCATTTAGATAGCCTTCTAGAGAGGTCGGGCTTACTCAATACCTGCTTCAATGGATAGTCCGTATATACAACGATGGTGTGGCTTTCAAAATATTGTCGTAACTTCTTCTTTGCCGTAAGGAGTGCGAGTGCCAACTTTTCCATCATACTGTATTGGGTTTCAGCATCCAAAAGCATCTTGTTGCAGTAGAACACCGGCCTCTGACGATTGGCTTCTTCTCGGAAGAGGACAGAGCTTACAGCGAATTATGAGACAGACAAATATAAGAAGAAATCTTCATTAGCAATGGGGGAGCTTAATATAGGAGGAGAGCTCAAATAAGTTTTCAGTTCTTCCAATGCTTTTTTCTGCTCCGGTCCCCAGGTGGTGTTGGTAGATTTCTTTATGCATTGCAAGAAGGGTTGGCAACGGTTAGACATTTGTGATATGAATCGACTTAATGCTACTATTTTTCCCGTCAGAGCCTGTATGTCTCGGACGGTTCGAGGCTCTTTGACTTGTGAGAGGGATGCAATTTGTGTTGGGTTCACCTCGATGCCCCTCTGACTGACGACGTATCCCAAGAATTGTCCGGAGGACACCCCAAAGACACATTTCgaggggtttaatttcattttataagcATCAAGGATGTCGAAACACTCAGTCAAGTCGTCTATATGTGAAGAGCCTTGTTTGGACTTGATGACCATATCGTCAATataaacctccatatttctcccgagtaATGGGGAAAACAGCTTGTGCATCAGCCTCTGGTACGTTGCGCCTGCAttctttagtccgaagggcataactttgtagcaatataaaccACCCTCTGTTATGAAAGCCGTATGAATTCGATCCTCTGATTTCATGGGGATCTGATTGAATCCGGAGTAAGCGTCAAGGAAGCTCATCTAGACCCACTTGTTCTAAGGTATCTAGTGTAACTTGGGGTTTTTCTTGGTCTTCTTCTAGATTGATTCCTTTTAGGCACACTAGGAGGTCCTGCTGTAATTGCTATTTTTCAGGAGAGTTGTCATGGGAAGCAGAGCCAGAGCTATTTATTTCCTTTAAGGTAAGGAAGCACTTTTTGGCCTGCTTCTGGCAGCCTTTGATGTCGACGGTGTATCGCCCGTTGAGTGATTGACACTGCATCACCTGATGTAGAGTTAAGAATACCCCCTGCATCCGGTGGATCCAATTTCTCcccatgatggcgttgtagctTGTGGTGGAGTCTATAATGAGAAAGTCTACTGGTAGGGCGCGTTCTGAAGCTACCACAGTTAACCGAACGACGCCCTTTGGATAGACTCTTTGGCTATTGAATCCTAAAATGGGCATGGTGGAGGGTCGGATCTGATTCTCCTCCAGCCCCATCTTCACgaaggcttcccagaagaggatGTCGACCCCACTGCCCCCGTCGATCAGAACTCTGCCTAGCTGGCAATGGTCAACTTGTAGGgaaatgacgagtggatcatcaTGGGGTAGGTGGACGCCCTTCAGGTCATCTTCGGTGAAGGTGATAGCAGAGGCTGGGTAGCTTCTGTCTTCTGAAGTGACGAGATTGACCACGTGGCCTAATGATTTGTATCGCTTCACTCGTTCTTCCATCCTTTTATGGATTTTAGTGGCATGCTCTTAATTATCAGTGGGTTCTACGATCCCGTGGATCATAGGGACTTGCTTAAGAGGCTCCAGGTTGCTGTCAGAGGCTGTGTGCACGGGGTCTGACGTCTGCGGAGCGGGGGCAGAAGCTGGGTTCTGCCGCGAGGCGCCTGGTCTGCCTGTTTCTTTGATGTATTGGGTAAGCCTCCCGCTCCTCATGAGGGCCTGGATCTGATTGTTCAAATTGTGGCATTCAGCGATCGTATGACCGTGATCTTTGTGGAAGAGACAGTATCTGATTTTATCCCTTCTGTCAGATGGAGTGGTTATTTTGTAGGGCTCTCGCCAGATAGGTCtatctttattttcttcataaatgacTTCTTGTGGGACGGTGTATTCGAAGGATGGGTATCGTGATGGCTGTCGATCCTGTCTTGGCCTTTTTCCTTCCTTCGTATGATCTGTTTGGTTCCGTTTCCTCTTGTCATCCCTGGCAGGTGGGGGAGGATTATTTGTTGGCGGAGCAGAGATGAGTGCAGTCTTCTTCTGTGCGCGCTCTCGAAATTCTAATACCCTGAGACGCCCTCGTCTTGGGTCTGCACGTCTGCCATGTCGTATGGTGGTCTCATGGTGAGATTCTCATGCAAGAGTGATCCCACCTGCAGGCTTTTGACGAAGAGATTTGCTGCGATGAGTGGGTCGACGTCATGGATTTGATGCACGAGGTCAATGAAATGCTGTAAGTATGCTTTCAAATGTTCATTCTCCCCCTATTCAATCCGATAGAGATCGGCCATTGTTCTGGGCGCTTCTCGGTTCGCGCTGTACTGCTGTAAGAAGGATCGTCGGAGATCACTAAAACTGTTGAGTGACCCAGGCTTTAATTGTCGGAACCATAACAGAGCTGGCCCGGAGAAAGTCATGGAAAATACTTTGCATTGTATGGCTACGTTATTAGCTTCTAATGCCATCTTCTGTTGAAATTGAAATAGGTGGTTTAGAGGGTCTCCCTTTCCATTGAACGCAGGTAGGGAAGGGATGACGATGTCCCGAGGCTTTGGTTCATTCTGAATCCATTCCGAGAAAGGCGATTTCTCAGTGGTTCTTGATACTAGATCCAAATGTTCGGTGGCGTAGGCGGATCGCCCATCATGTCTTCTTTCCAGCTGTCCAAGAAACGGATCGAGGGAACGCGACCTTCAGAGGGAGAATCGTGTGCGACTTGAGGTGTGGTGCGTTGAGGCCGGACTTCGACTGCTGGCTGGGCGGGTCCCGTGGGTTCTGCTTCTGCCCGCCCATGCGTGTCAGAGGTTGGGGCTTGTCGCTCTTCGGCCCCGGAGGATGGCGGGATGCCTTGGGATCGCCCGTTACCTGGGTTCATGTTTTGATGTGGGGAATTAACACGGTCGACTAGAACGTTAGATCTGTTAGAATCAAGATTCTCGTGGGCTCGGGTGTTGCGAGTCGTGTCAGCGGACCTGCGCAGCTCAGCAATCTCGGCTTCGAGCCTAGCTTGGGCTTCGGTTAATGTCTTGATTGCTT
This genomic interval from Humulus lupulus chromosome 8, drHumLupu1.1, whole genome shotgun sequence contains the following:
- the LOC133795180 gene encoding uncharacterized protein LOC133795180; translation: MTLGKITAACAKQLGAFLKKSPPTPSTLSLTKAEFEKACFEAYDVCAKRQGVPEDALGKRKEREESSSEDSDDGKCISSKLRIPKGSAPTTQGSTFAIPKLNPGKLPTGQALSLCKKPRGSAPVGHLPGVSSTSPAIGPSLAANSEGVAHVEGVSSSPSKLSGVTTEDGVQGGLPLKVKSPAVCAKPSEALPSASDLAEGSIVGHKCGSEGRRPSSASRKNKLLEDAFGDGFEAADTTPLPVEASKAVVPETISGCQESGAVEATGVDILSADVSLLPPTTSESHPVDVIAVSPKDTNTFESPSAFLEQITSSAVHTPVYLPSDLSEDDSIFIRPSKTYSFGAGTVALTSDSIMVSTLAEGGKPAAPVASAAALAGGEASDRAGVVSEYGPSVSVEVMDEMLRITRPHLPTEAIGSLSGQGDLLQQVSDHIWMSYVCASAARREYAAAMQNGSKLAEQMAKLEEERSGRKMAEANRDVLVEAIKRLETELAEAKKRVTATEEKLISTVRLEVERDKLKADLVDMTNNWMEKSQFCVQHEARMEKLSSMMNDLEEDVVSLQTDKETLEKEKKELDQRANSLEASAAEAKKQKLEAELLLGKKLKEAEEAVTEAKKQLEEMAERAVEVAIESTRQRIRDREITERKLVRVAEVDTAKYLDLALRNKRQTPEEKWAKLEMYCKSVDVKIGEYDVDKYLNEFGDFQISYPPCHLEKLKLRGDALGSMYNANGEVVEDSVAIVASDQKASGSMSVAEGKPDGERGAVE
- the LOC133795181 gene encoding uncharacterized protein LOC133795181: MEERVKRYKSLGHVVNLVTSEDRSYPASAITFTEDDLKGVHLPHDDPLVISLQVDHCQLGRVLIDGGSGVDILFWEAFVKMGLEENQIRPSTMPILGFNSQRVYPKGVVRLTVVASERALPVDFLIIDSTTSYNAIMGRNWIHRMQGVFLTLHQVMQCQSLNGRYTVDIKGCQKQAKKCFLTLKEINSSGSASHDNSPEK